The following is a genomic window from Ethanoligenens harbinense YUAN-3.
AAAGCACCGCTGTCCACACGCCGAAAACAAGCAGGTCGGAGCCGTTGTTGCGGTGGAAGAAAATGAGCGTGATGGACGGTTTGGCCAGAAACATCATGCCGGAAATGATGGGAATCATCAACAGATAGACCAGCTTATAACTTTCCGCCAGCCGGTGGCGGAACAGCTTTCGGTTGCCCACGGCCAGCGCCGCAGCCACGGCCGGCACCATCGTAAAGACCAACGGATTGGTGAACCCGATGGCTACTGTGAACAGACGACCATATTGGGTGGTGTAGATGCCGTACAGGCTGCTGGCCAGATCATTGGCCATGCCACCCCACTGCATGCTGCGGATGCAGGTGTAGGTGTCGATCATATTGGCCGCGTTCGCCGCGATTGAACCGATCAGCGCCGGAACGGCATAGCGCAGAATCTCCTGGAAAATCGTGCGGGAGTCCAGCGTGGGTCCGTCATATGTCTGTTCCTGTAATTCCTTGTGGCGCTGTTTTCGCATGACCACTGTAAAGAGATAACCCAGAAAAAGCGCCGAGCCGATCGCCCCCACCACAGTGCCGACGGCCGAACCGGCCGCACCGAAAGAATAGGAGGTATGGAGATCGGCGCCCGCATGCTGCGCAATGCGGTAGAGCAGCCAGACAAACAGCGCGGTGAAAATGGTGTTGAGCACCTGCTCGATGAGCTGCGCGATGGCTGTGGGCACCATGTTTCGCCGTCCCTGGAAATAGCCCCGCAGCGCACAGGAAACACAGGAAAACAGCAGCGTGGGCGCGATGACTTTGAACATCAGCACCGCTTCGGTGGGAAACGCCGCATAGGCCGCCAGCGCGCCGGCGCCAAAATAGGTAAACAGCGTAGCCGCCACGCCCAGCACTCCCAGCATGACGGAAGCGACACGCAAAATGCGCTGGGTGCAGCGGTAGTCGCCCAGAGCCGAGCGCTCGGCCACCATTTTGGAAACGATGCTGGGCAAGCCCACGTTGGTAACGGAATAAATCATCATATACAGGGTCATACCGGCGGCGATGATGCCGTTGCCGTAGTCGTGCATCACGGCGGCCTGCACCGGCAGATAGACCAGCGCCAGCACCTTGATGAGCATGGTGGACACGCTGAGGATTGCAAACCCCTTTGAAGTTGATTGCTGCTTCATATCGTTCCCCGGACGTCTGAAAGGCGCATACGCGGCCTTTTTAACGAAAATTCACAAAATATTCGTTTGCTGCAAAAAGAGTATGTTATAATGAAAACCGTACCTTTATTCGACAGGCGGCCGCAAGACACCGCGCGTCCGACACGCCGCAAAAAAACAAAAAAGGGAGTTTTCCATGCCAACCATACAAACTCTGATCGAAATTTTCCTGCATATCGACAAGCACCTCGGCAACTTCATGCACGCCTACGGCACCGTTGCCTACGTGCTGATGTTCCTTATCATCTTCTGTGAGACCGGGCTGGTGGTTACGCCGTTTCTGCCGGGCGATTCGCTCATCTTCGCGGCCGGCGCGCTGGCCGCCAAATCCATCGTGGCCCCCGCCGCAGTCATCATGTTCTGCGCCGCGGCCATCCTCGGCAATATGTGCAACTACCAGATCGGCCGCGCGCTGGGACATCGCGTGGAAAACGGGCACATCCGCTTTATCAAGAAAGAGTATATTGAGCGAACGCAGGCGTTCTTCCAAAAATACGGCGCCGTCACCATCATCATCACACGTTTCATGCCCATCATACGTACATTCGCCCCGTTCGTGGCGGGTGTGGGCGAGATGCGCTACCGCAAATTCCTGCTCTATAACACCATCGGCGGTATTGTCTGGGCATCGTTCTTCTTCGGCATCGGCTATTTCTTCGGCAACCTGCCGTTCTTCCGCGACCATTTCAGCATGGTCGTCGTCCTCATCGTGGTGGTTTCCCTGCTTCCGGCCGTCATCGGTTTCATCAAGGCCAAATTCGGGAAGGCAAAAAAAGCCGCTTAATCCATCTGCAAGATCACACACTTGAGGTAAAGCGATTCCTCGGCGCCCAAGCCGATGGGATGATCCTTCGCCTGATAGCGGATTTCCAGCACGCGCGCGGTTCTGCCCACATCGGCGGCCGCGCGCTTTATCATGTCCAGGAACAGCGGCGGCGTCATGAAATGCGAGCAGGAACAGGTAACGAGGAAACCGCCCGGGCGCACCAGTTGCATGCCACGCAGGTTGATCTCCTTGTAGCCGCGCGCCGCGCTTTGCAGCGCGGACTTCGATTTGGCAAATGCAGGCGGGTCGAGGATGACCAGATCATACTGCCGCCCTTCCTGCTGGTAGGCTTTGAGCAGGTCGAACACATTGGCTTCAGTGGTCGTGATGTTCGCAAGGCCGTTAAGTGCGGCATTTCGGCGCACCATTTCCAGCGCGGCGGAAGAAATATCCACCGCTTCCACCGTATCCGCACCGTACCGGGCCGCGTGCAGCGCAAACCCGCCGGTATGGCAGAAACAATCCAGCACCGCACCGGATGAGAACGGCGCGAGCGCCGCCCGGTTCTCGCGCTGGTCGAGGAAATAGCCGGTCTTCTGGCCGCCCACCACGTCCACCAGCACGCGCAGGCCGTTCTCTCTGATCTCCACCAGCCCGGGTTCCTCCCCATAGAGTACGCCGGTCTGCTGCGGCAGGCCCTCTTTTTCACGCGTGGGCAGGTCATTGCGCTCATAGATGGTACGCGGATGCAGCAGGTCCGCCAGCACATCCACCACCACATCCTTGAAACGCTCCATGCCCAGCGCCGCGATCTGCACCACAAGCACGTCGCCGAAACGATCGACCGTCAGCCCCGGCAGGCAGTCGGCTTCCCCATAGACCAGACGACAGGCTTCGAAATGCCCGAGCCGCCTGCGCAGATCGATCGCACGTGCAAGGCGGTGCGCAAAAAAAGCGCGGTCAATGGGCTCCGCTTCCCGCGTAAGCAGGCGGACACGAATCTTCGAGCGCATGTTACAGAACCCGCGTCCCAAAAACACGCCTTTTGCCGCAAACACGTCCACCAGCCCGCCGGGCTGCACATCGCCGCGGATACCCGCGATCTCGTTGTCGAACACCCAGAGCCGCCCCTCCTGCACATCACGTTCCTCGCGGGGGCGCAGTGTGACGGCGGGCAGCGCCGCCGCGCCCGCATTCTGCCCGCTCAGCATTTTTCCTCGCAGTACAGGCAGATGTCGTGCCCGTTCTCATCCTTGCAGACACTGCGCGACAGGTATTTTTCGGTGTGGGTGATGCAACGCGGATTGGAACAGACCGCCGCGTGCAGGTGATGTTCCCGCTCGGAATGGATGGTGATATCGTCCTCCAGCATACGCAGCATGAGCGCCATCCGGCCGAACATGCCCAGGCGCGCCTGCGTAAAATAGAGCGCGCGTGGGTCCTCGTCAATGGCAGGATCGATCTCGTCCACACGGGGCAGCGGGTGCAGGATGGCGAGGTCCGCGCGCGCTTTTTGCAATTTTTCGGGCGTAAGGACAAACACGCCGCGCTGCGCTTCATAGGCTTCCGGCGTGGCGAAACGCTCCTGCTGGATGCGCGTCATATACAGCACATCAAGCTCGCCGATGCAGTCATCCAGCGCAGGCACTTCCTCATATGGGCAGCCCGCGTTATCCAGTATCTCCTTGCAGTAATCCGGCACCGAAAGCTCCGGCGTGGAGATCAAGTAAAAGCGATTGCCCTCGAAACGGCTCATGGCCTTGAGCAGCGAATGCACCGTGCGGCCGTATTTCAGATCGCCGCAGACGCCGATGCGCAGCCCGGTGAGCCTGCCTTTGACGGTAGAAAGCGTAACCAGGTCGGTGAGCGTCTGGGTGGGGTGCAAATGCCCGCCGTCCCCGGCGTTGATGACCGGGCAGCGCGCATAGAGCGACGCGGCGCGCGCCGCGCCCTCCTGCGGGTGGCGCACCACGATGATGTCGGCGTAATTGCTGACGATGCGCATGGTATCCATCAGCGTTTCGCCTTTGGAAACCGACGAATTGACCGGATTGTCAAACCCGATGATCTGCCCGCCAAGCCGCAGCATGGCCGCCTGGAACGACATCTGCGTGCGGGTGCTCGGCTCATAGAAGAGCGTGGCCAGCACCTTGCCTTCGCACCGATGCATATAGTCGCGCGGGTTCAGACGGATGTCGTCCGCCAGTTTGATGAGGTTTTTCCAGTCGGTCACGCTGCAATCGTTCAGATCCAGCAAATCTCCGCATGGCATTCCGCAATCATCTTCCTTATCGCAAATTTCCGCATTTGTCCCACTGATCTGACACAAATCTTCTGTTTATTGTATCATACCGCCCGCCAAGGGGCAAGTTGCCGGTTTACCGCCGCTCCGCTAAGATGCCGCGGTAGGCCGCCAGCGCCTCCGCAGCGATGGCCGACGGCGCATACCGCTCCAGTGCGTCCGCTTTCGCGGCCCGCCGGATGCGCCCGCGCAGCTCTTCGTCGTCGATAAGCGATTTGATGGCCGCGTACCATTCTTCCTCCGTTTCAGCCAGCAGGCCGTTTTCACCCGGGCGGATGCACCGACGGAAGGTATCGGTGGGCGAAGCTACGGTGGGCACCCCCACCAGAGCGGCCTCAAAATATTTCAGTTCGCTCTTGGCGTGGCAGAACGGGCTGGACGTATCCAGCGGCGCGATGTTGAGATCACACGCGGCGCAATAAGCGGGCAGCTCCTGCCACGGCATATACGGCGCGCGGGAAACCCGCCCCGGGAAACGCGAGGAAAGGTCTTCGTCCAGATACCCGGCCACGCGGAGCCGAACGGACGGATATTCTTCCAGAATACGCGCAATGGCGGGTTTGGCCTGCGCAAAATCGACGTTGTGCGATTTGCTGCCGCTGAGATAGCAAATGCGGAACACCTGTCCCCGCGCGGTTTCCGGAAGCCCGCGGGCGACATCCATCTGCGTCTCGTTCAGCCCGTTGTGGATGACCCGCGCGGCTTTATACGGCTGCATCCGTTCGGCGATATAGGGCGTGCTGGCCGTGGCAAAATCACACCGCATGAACGCCTCATGGAACTTGGCGAACATATCCGCGTACATGTCTTTTTCAAACCCGTCTTGCACCGCGAGCGCCTTGCAGAACCCGTCGTAATAGTCGGGCAGGAAGATGAGATCGTCGATATCAAACACCGCGGGCACGGCATGCCGCGCGGCGAGGGCAAGCAGGCGGCGGAGCTGCGGCGTATCGAACACCCGCATGCAGACGAGGAGGTCCGCCCGCGCCACCTGCCAGTCGTCCAGATACACGCCGTCTTCCAGCATGGACCAAGATGCGTCCGCCTGCCCGCGCAGCGCTTCGATGAGGTTGAACACGCGGTAACGCACCGTCTGCCCGCCGGACATCTCCACCTCATTGACGATATACAGCACCCGGAGCGTTTCGCCCGTGTCCGCACGCAGCAGACGGGTGCGAAACAGCATGCCGCGCGCGGCATGTGCGGCACGCCGGGCGGCGCGCGCCGTTTTGGCCGAAAACACCGCCCATACGCTTGCGATGCCTTTGGTGCGCAGCAGCTCCGCCGCTGTTTTCAACTTGTGTGCGATGCCCATGCGCGTGCCCCTTCCCTGCCCCGTTCTGCCGTTTATCCGCGCAGGCGGCGGTAAAGCCCACCCGCCCACACGGCGGCGCGTTTGATCTGTTTTTTGAACGGATACTGCCCGCGCAGCAACGCGTCGGCCAGCGGGCGCGGCAGCACGCGGCGCAGTTTCTGCCGCAGTCCATCCAGCTGCGCGCCGTATGCCATCCCCATGGTCTCGGTGCCTTTCGCGGCGGCTTCCACCGCCGCCACGATCAGCGCCCTGTCGTATCCCTGGCCGACATGCGGCGCACCGAACAGACGCTCGTACAATCCGACATAGCCCGCCGCCATCTGCTCCGTCGTGACCGGCCGGAACGCCGCCAGCGCTTCCATCCGTTTCGCATACCCGGCGGCATCGTCACGGATGGCGCGGATGCGGCGCACGATCTCCTCGGTGCCGGCGTCCGGCGGCAGCAGCCAGCCGCAGCCGGTCTTACGGATGCGGCCGCCCACCGCACCGAGATCATACCCCAGCACCGGCACCCCAGCCAGCCAGCATTCGGTGAGCACATAGCTGTAGGTTTCCGGCCAGGTAGGCAGGAAGCATGCCAGCCGGATGCCGTGCCGACGCAGCAGCCCGACGATCTCCGCCCCCTGATACGGGCCGTGCAGATGCAGACTCGAATTGCGCGGACGGAACGTTTTGTCCTCGATGTTGCCGAACACATGCCAGTCGATATCCGCGCCGCCCCGCTCAATCACGTCCGCGATACGCGCGCTGCCCTTGTGCCGGGCAATGTTGCCCACAAACGCTACGGGAAATTTCCCGGAAGCGCCCGCGGAAACGGTCTCTGCCTGTTCCTGCACCGCCATGCCGTGCTCGTGCACTTCGACGGACAGATCCGGAAAAACCTGTCCAAACAGCGCCGCCACCGAATCATCCGGCGCCACCACAGCCTGCGCCTGCGCGAGCGCCTGTCCCATTTTCGCGCGCCACGCGGCGATGTCGATCCCCGCGCAGGCAGGGCAATTCGCGCACTGCGACGCATCCGCCCCGCAATACACGCCGTTTTTCAACAGATTGACCTGCGGGCAGAGCATATAATAGTCATGCGCCGTGAACACGCACGGCACGCCCGCACGACGCGCGACCTCAAATACGGCCGGCGTGAGATGCAGAATATGGTGGACATGCACCAGATCAATCGAAAAGGCCTTGAGAATCTCGCTGAGCACCTGCCGGATCTTGTCTTCATACGAGAGCGAGGTGACAGCCTTGAGCGGGAAGAACAGTTCCTTCCATTCCGTCCCGTTGCTGCCGATGAAGCAGATTCCGTCCTCTTTCTCCGGCCACAGGACAAAGACGTTATACCGCCTGTCCAACGCGCGGCAAAGCTCCAGCACATGCTTCTGCGTGCCGCCCATCTGGGAGTCCCCCTGCCGGTAGGGTACCGGCATATGCAGGATATACAGAATGTTCCGCCGCCCGTTGTCGAACGCGCGAAACACGTCGATATTTTCCCACAGGCGGCGCAGCGGATGAACCCGGCAGAACAGGTCGGTCTGGTGTTTTTCGTGCGGATGGCGTTCGGCCAAAATCTCAAGGTTTTTTTGTACCTGCGCCTG
Proteins encoded in this region:
- a CDS encoding glycosyltransferase, yielding MDNGMTVDIIVPVYNAFEYLRACVESIRRNAGEQPFRLVLVDDCSTDARIAPFLRALADAGAVVLRNEANCGFVHSVNRGMQASENDVVLLNSDTEVTPHWLERLTACACRDPRTATATPFTNAGTICSVPQFLRDNALPEGFAADRYAALIERVSLREYPQIPTAVGFCMYIRRAVIKQVGLFDEEAFGKGYGEENDFCYRALKAGYHHVLCDDVFVYHKGSASFGDAQKQAQVQKNLEILAERHPHEKHQTDLFCRVHPLRRLWENIDVFRAFDNGRRNILYILHMPVPYRQGDSQMGGTQKHVLELCRALDRRYNVFVLWPEKEDGICFIGSNGTEWKELFFPLKAVTSLSYEDKIRQVLSEILKAFSIDLVHVHHILHLTPAVFEVARRAGVPCVFTAHDYYMLCPQVNLLKNGVYCGADASQCANCPACAGIDIAAWRAKMGQALAQAQAVVAPDDSVAALFGQVFPDLSVEVHEHGMAVQEQAETVSAGASGKFPVAFVGNIARHKGSARIADVIERGGADIDWHVFGNIEDKTFRPRNSSLHLHGPYQGAEIVGLLRRHGIRLACFLPTWPETYSYVLTECWLAGVPVLGYDLGAVGGRIRKTGCGWLLPPDAGTEEIVRRIRAIRDDAAGYAKRMEALAAFRPVTTEQMAAGYVGLYERLFGAPHVGQGYDRALIVAAVEAAAKGTETMGMAYGAQLDGLRQKLRRVLPRPLADALLRGQYPFKKQIKRAAVWAGGLYRRLRG
- a CDS encoding putative polysaccharide biosynthesis protein, translating into MKQQSTSKGFAILSVSTMLIKVLALVYLPVQAAVMHDYGNGIIAAGMTLYMMIYSVTNVGLPSIVSKMVAERSALGDYRCTQRILRVASVMLGVLGVAATLFTYFGAGALAAYAAFPTEAVLMFKVIAPTLLFSCVSCALRGYFQGRRNMVPTAIAQLIEQVLNTIFTALFVWLLYRIAQHAGADLHTSYSFGAAGSAVGTVVGAIGSALFLGYLFTVVMRKQRHKELQEQTYDGPTLDSRTIFQEILRYAVPALIGSIAANAANMIDTYTCIRSMQWGGMANDLASSLYGIYTTQYGRLFTVAIGFTNPLVFTMVPAVAAALAVGNRKLFRHRLAESYKLVYLLMIPIISGMMFLAKPSITLIFFHRNNGSDLLVFGVWTAVLSVIAAVQGGLLIAGGAPLAGPVNTIIGMGPKILCNLLLVPIHSVNVKGAIIGNAVGWLVTIVLNDRVARKRLGVGSCGLRSLRAPVFGAAVMGGACWLIYHALYTPFAPRRAGEMNIAASDVSLLITVAAGIFIYFSVMIKIGGVSAEDIAKLPMGGRLLRLLRKVPFLRKNLQPKPMAQEGGNGRD
- a CDS encoding class I SAM-dependent rRNA methyltransferase, with the translated sequence MLSGQNAGAAALPAVTLRPREERDVQEGRLWVFDNEIAGIRGDVQPGGLVDVFAAKGVFLGRGFCNMRSKIRVRLLTREAEPIDRAFFAHRLARAIDLRRRLGHFEACRLVYGEADCLPGLTVDRFGDVLVVQIAALGMERFKDVVVDVLADLLHPRTIYERNDLPTREKEGLPQQTGVLYGEEPGLVEIRENGLRVLVDVVGGQKTGYFLDQRENRAALAPFSSGAVLDCFCHTGGFALHAARYGADTVEAVDISSAALEMVRRNAALNGLANITTTEANVFDLLKAYQQEGRQYDLVILDPPAFAKSKSALQSAARGYKEINLRGMQLVRPGGFLVTCSCSHFMTPPLFLDMIKRAAADVGRTARVLEIRYQAKDHPIGLGAEESLYLKCVILQMD
- a CDS encoding VTT domain-containing protein, coding for MPTIQTLIEIFLHIDKHLGNFMHAYGTVAYVLMFLIIFCETGLVVTPFLPGDSLIFAAGALAAKSIVAPAAVIMFCAAAILGNMCNYQIGRALGHRVENGHIRFIKKEYIERTQAFFQKYGAVTIIITRFMPIIRTFAPFVAGVGEMRYRKFLLYNTIGGIVWASFFFGIGYFFGNLPFFRDHFSMVVVLIVVVSLLPAVIGFIKAKFGKAKKAA
- the pyrB gene encoding aspartate carbamoyltransferase is translated as MPCGDLLDLNDCSVTDWKNLIKLADDIRLNPRDYMHRCEGKVLATLFYEPSTRTQMSFQAAMLRLGGQIIGFDNPVNSSVSKGETLMDTMRIVSNYADIIVVRHPQEGAARAASLYARCPVINAGDGGHLHPTQTLTDLVTLSTVKGRLTGLRIGVCGDLKYGRTVHSLLKAMSRFEGNRFYLISTPELSVPDYCKEILDNAGCPYEEVPALDDCIGELDVLYMTRIQQERFATPEAYEAQRGVFVLTPEKLQKARADLAILHPLPRVDEIDPAIDEDPRALYFTQARLGMFGRMALMLRMLEDDITIHSEREHHLHAAVCSNPRCITHTEKYLSRSVCKDENGHDICLYCEEKC
- a CDS encoding glycosyltransferase family 4 protein gives rise to the protein MGIAHKLKTAAELLRTKGIASVWAVFSAKTARAARRAAHAARGMLFRTRLLRADTGETLRVLYIVNEVEMSGGQTVRYRVFNLIEALRGQADASWSMLEDGVYLDDWQVARADLLVCMRVFDTPQLRRLLALAARHAVPAVFDIDDLIFLPDYYDGFCKALAVQDGFEKDMYADMFAKFHEAFMRCDFATASTPYIAERMQPYKAARVIHNGLNETQMDVARGLPETARGQVFRICYLSGSKSHNVDFAQAKPAIARILEEYPSVRLRVAGYLDEDLSSRFPGRVSRAPYMPWQELPAYCAACDLNIAPLDTSSPFCHAKSELKYFEAALVGVPTVASPTDTFRRCIRPGENGLLAETEEEWYAAIKSLIDDEELRGRIRRAAKADALERYAPSAIAAEALAAYRGILAERR